In Desulfosporosinus youngiae DSM 17734, the genomic stretch CGGTTATTGCGAACACATATTCATCCCTTTCAGATACGGCTACGGTGAATATGCCGGACTGCAAGTCCTTTCCCGTATAGGGTTCGCTGCCGTCTTTGCCGCTGATCGTCAGGGCGATTTTTCCCTCTTCACGAGAAATTTCGATCTGCAGCTCATCACCCTTCTTTAAGGACAATTCGCACTTGTTTCTTGCACTGAATTCCTTGAGTTCCATTGTGAATCCTGTCCCATTTGGGTTCTCAAGGATTATAATACTGCCTTTTGCCGCGAAGCAAGCCGTGAGCCCTATCATAATGGCAATCACCAGGGGCAGAAAAACTACCGCCTTCCTATTCGCACCCCATCTCATTCCTGAGTTTTGTTTTCCGAAAAACATGCCGATACCTCCTTCACAAACTTCGCCCCCTCATTGATCCACGGGCTATGGCCGGAATGTTCAAACCAGACAATTCCCTTATCGGGCGCGTCCAGCACCTGTATATATTCCTCGACCAACACCGTGGGTGCGTTGACGTCATGCCGGCCCAGGAAGAAATAGACAGGAACATCCAGCTTAGTGTAATCCCTCCTCATGTCGATGTCATAAAGCTGCTGGTACACATGGTTATAGGTATTGATAATGCCCCAGGCATAGTTGATTTTGTCGAGCAGCCCATATTCAGCGGAGCCAATATCCCGAAAAGTGTTGTAGCCGGGATTGTCTATTTCGGGATTACCCGCCATATAAGCGCTGAGGTAATTCAGGTACACCGCGCTTTTCCAGATTACATCCCTTCCGTAATAGGGAGGCATGCCGTTTTCCGTAAGCCGTTCTACGAGAGCCGTATCCCCTTTGGATCTCGCGATTTCCATCGCTTTTGCGTAATCCATCCGCTCTGTTTCGGCAAAATCCACCATTTGCGCCGTGCCAATCAATGCGTGATAGGACTCAGGATACCTGTCGACCAGGAAAATACCCAAGGCGCTGCCCCAAGATTCTCCCACCAGATAGATCTTTTCCTGTGCAAAGCGTTCCTTGAGGTATTCCGTCAGGGCGTGACCGTCCTGAATATAGGTGTCTACGGTGATGTTCCCCGTTTTTTCGGCATAATAGGATTTCCCGGAGCCGGGCTGATCCCAGTTTACAACGACAAAATATTTCTCCAGTTCCGCCAGCTCATGCCGCACGGTCGCCATCTGGGTCCCGCCGGGGCCGCCTGCCAAAAAAAGCAGGACGGGCTTGTTCTTATCCCAACCTCTCAGACTGATCCACTGCTTCCTACCCCTCAGTTCGACTTCTGTCAGCTCCGCAATGCCGTTTTCGGGTGCGTTGCCCTTTTCATCAGCGATGCGGGGCGTGGATGCGGTAATCTGGGAAACGGCAATCAGCCCCGCATTCAAAACGATTGCCATGACCAAGAATATCCCTGTCCTTTTTAGGCGGATGAGCTGTTTGTAATTTGTCTTTTTTGTGATTATGGCAATGACACGATGAATCGACAGGAGTAAAATCCCCGCGAGAACAATGACCGATAAGACGGTCAAGCTGAAAAATATTACTGTCTGAATCATTTGAAAACCTCCATTATTCCTTGATATATATGCTTTCAAGGACGTTGCCCATCAACGGGATATCCGTGATCCGGCTGTCTTGGAGGGACAGTCTGTTTTTCTCGATTAACCCTTTGATTAGATTCAGTTTTTTCATTTCATTCAGCGGTTCGCGGAAAACAAACGCGCCCCCTGGTTTGAGGGATTTTGCCAGCGCGGGAATGACCCTTTCCAGTTCCTCTTGCGCAATATCGTGCAAAACAAAGTGGCAGTATGCCACATCGAAGCTTTCTCTGGGCAGTGCCGGGGCCTCCGCTTGCAAAAAAGCGACGTTCCCATATTTGCGCAGGGTTTCGCGGCAGGCATTCAGCCATCGCCCGGAAATGTCCAGGCAAGTCAAATATCCGCGGGGCAGCTTTTTTACGGCGTAATACGCAACCCTTCCCATTCCGCACCCGAAATCAAGCACCTCTTCACTACCCCCAATGGGCAGTAGGTCTGCGAATTCCTTATAGACAGATCTTCCGTAAAAGAAAAACCCAAGCCTTGTCAGAAGCACCTCCAGAAGAGCCGGTTCATGTTGCATCATCCATCACCTCACAATAAAAAATCAGCTGTATTTCAGGCTCTTTGCTATCATAGCAATCGAACCTGTCATACAGCTGATATGAACCTTAAATCCACCTTAAATCGTCGGAACCGTGATCCTGAAGGTGCTGCCTTTATTTCCATCGGAGTCCAGCGTCAAATCCCCGCCGTGGGCCTGAGCGATTTTTTTCGCAATGGAAAGCCCCAGCCCGCTGCCGCCGGTTTTAGAGTTGCGGGAATTGTCCGCCCGGACAAAAGGCTTGAATATATCCTCCGTAAGATGAGCCGGAATTCCGCTCCCATCGTCATGAAAATGAATAACTGCCTGATGATCTTGCGCCGTCAGGCCTACGGCGACTGTTGTTCCCTGCGGATTATACCGCACCGTATTATCCGAAAGGTTTTGAATGATCCGGCCAAACCGTTCAGTATCCAACAGCGCAAAAACACTTTCTTCGGGGATTTCGAATTCATATCGGAACCCTGCGCGCTCCAATTGCGGCACAAGCCCGCCGCATACCTGCCGGAGATATTCGCAGAGTTCTGTTTTTATGGGCTTTATTGAAAAGTCCGGGCTGTCCATTTGGGAAAGCTCAAACAGCTCGGTGAGCAGCCGGTTTGCTCTCCGGCTGTTTTGGTGAATGGTTTGAAGGTACGCACCACGTTCTTGCTCAGGTAACTCCGGTTTCTTCATGCACATCTCCGCATAGCCCTGTATGCTGGACATAGGATTTTTGAGATCATGGGAAATATCGAGAATCAGCCGCCGCCTGTTGTCCTCCGATTTTTTGCGGAGGGATATTTCATGCTCAATCCGGGCGGCCATGTCGTTAAAGGTATTCTGAAGCTCGGCAAACTCATTTTTCAGACGCAAATCCACCCGCACAGAGTAATCCCCTTCCCGTAAAAGCCGTGTACCGTCACAGAGCTTTCGCAACGGCACGGTAATGCTTGCGGCCGTGATTCTCGAAAAAAGAAAGGTGAACAGCGCAAGCATCAAAAGATAAATCAGCGCTACCGAAACCATCGCCCCGCCTGCCCGCACAAAATCACCGGCGGAGGCTTCTTTATTATATACCAGGGAAAAATCCAGCCGGATGGAGGTGGGGAAGGTAACAATCAGCCAAAATTCGCCCCCCGGCTGATAGAGGATATCATAATGGTAGGACTTCCCTTTACTTTCAGTCAGAAACCCAGTGAATTCCTCGGCGCTTAGCTGACTTTTACCGATGGTGTCAAGCCCGTTTGAATAAATGACGCGATATTCCTTGTCCACAACCTGTACGCCGCCGCCGTTTTGCACGACTGGGGATGCATCGATCTTTGTATAATCCTCTTTGATTATCGAGCTTGCGGGGAATCTGTTTTTCGCCAGCGTGTCTGAAATCAATCCGCTCGCAAAGGACAGCAGCATAAACGCAAAGGCCGTCGTCAGTATCGTCAGCAGGAATACCACCATATAATTGGTGAGAAATTGATTGGACAGCTTTTTTTTCATGTCTTTTCACCGGAATAATGGAGCTTGTACCCGATTCCGCGAATGGTTTTCAGATATCTTGGTTTTTGTGGGTCGTCCTCCATCCGGCTCCTGATTCGGCTGATATGAACCATCACGGTGTTGTCGTCAACATAAAACTCCTCATCCCATACCGCGTGATAAAGCTGCCGTTTCGTGAAAACCCTTTCCGGGTTTTCCATAAAATACAGAAGCAGCTTGTATTCCTTGGCACCAAGCTCGATTGGTTCCCCATTCTTAAAGACGCAGCATTTTTCTTTGTCTATGGACAACTTTCCGTATGTAATGCTTGCGGCTTCTTTTTCCTTCGGAGATAAATACTCGTTATTCCGGCGCAGCTGCGCGCCGACGCGGGCCATCAGCTCAGCAATAGAAAAGGGTTTGGAGAGATAGTCGTCCGCACCCAGCCCCAGGCCCAGCACTTTGTCCATGTCGTCAGCCCTCGCGGTCAGAAAGATGACGGGGATCGTGCTGTGTTCCCGAATTTTTCGGAGGAGATTGAAGCCATCCATCACCGGCATCATCACATCAAGGATTGCCAAATGGACGTCCTGTGTCCTCAGGATGTCCCAGGCTTCCTTTCCGTTCTGTGCCGTCAAGGCAGTATATCCGTTTTCCGCAAGGCTGATTTTTATCAAATTTCGGATGTCGCTTTCATCATCCGCAATTAGAATATTCATACGCTTTAGGCGCCTCCCCCTCATTTATCACCTCGCTGAACCCAATCTTCAAACGGGTGCCCGGTGTATGATACTTTTTTATCATTCAATTCCCCTTTGGCTTTTTCTTCCTCGGCCGAGGAACAGGGATGAAGGGCAGCAGCAGGGATACGATCTCTTTGCTGAACTTCCTGTTATCAATATCTAATATATAATGTTCCTTAGCGCCGTCATAAGGAAAGCCTTTTTGAGCTTCTTTCATTTTATCCCTGATACAATCAAGAATTTTTACATAAACCGTATTATCACAAACCAGAAGAACAGGTTTCTCTTCCACATAGACCATGTATTCACCAAACATCTTTTTATATCTGATTGCGCCTGCACCCGAGATTTGTTCACAAACATACTCTATAAAATCCGAACTCGTAGCCATGTCATACCTCCTGACCTATTTTTCATCCCTCTGCTCTTATCTTCAATAGATTTATCAGCATTCCCATCCTAAACCCAGACCTCAGGATGTTCGGCAAAGAGGATTTAAGGGAAAACCATAGCCCCTGCAATTTCCAAATCAGAAAACCAATACGACCGAACTGTCTCCTGCTTCCTGTAGATCCTAAAATCTTCAATATCCAGATCGCCTCACTGCTTTTTTACCGTTTTTGGTAATTACCACTTCATTATTATGGATGACATAATCCAAATACGTCCCGAGATTGCTTTTAAGCTCAGTGGCCGTAATTATATTGTTCGGTTTTTGACGATTGTTATCGTTTATATCGTTCATAATCCTAATCACTCCGTACGATAACTATATTATATCGAACAATGATTAGCAATCCTTTTAGCTCACCACATATATTCTTGGAATTGATTTAACAAGACCATTAGCAATGGTGGAATGCACAAGCTTAACTACCAGTGCCCGGCTGTCACAAGTCATCGGTATACTTGGTTCGTCCTGTTACCTTGTCAAAGCTAACATTATTTTTATAACCAAAAACCCAGGCACAGGAATAACAAATCAGACCTACGCGTTTAGGTTTAATAAACGGTAAGCTAATAAGTTATTCATGTAGCCTGGGCATAGCTGCAAACGCTGTCATCCGACTCAGTAGGTTTCCCGGCAGTACGCAGAGCGTAATTGTTTAACCGGAAGGAACTTGGACAGGGCTGGGAATAAAACCGCAGTTCAGATTTTCAACAAAATATATTGGCAGCTATAAGAGCTTTTAAAACGAATCGCGCACTTTTATTTGCCAAAGGGCGAGTCTTCCCGGCGGACAAAAAATCCCTGATTATGGCTGCAAACTGGACAGGTTTGCGGCGCTCCGATAGCTTTATGGATGTGACCGCAGTTTAGGCAGATATATTCAGTGATCGTTTCGTTTTCAAATAGTTTATTGTTTTGTATGAGCTGCGCATAGTGAGAAAAACGCTGGCTGTGTACCTTTTCAATCTCAGCGATCATATAAAACGAATCGGCGATATTAGCAAATCCCTCCTCCTGCGCCCTGTCGCCAAAGGATTTGTAAATCATGTCATGCTCCGCAGCTTCACGTTGGGCGGCAAGCCTCAAAAGCTCCAGAATGTTATTCGAATTATCGACAGGGTAGTTGGCACTCATCGAGATTTCCTGCCCGTTGAACTCTTTCAAATGATTATAGAATACCTCAGCATGTTCCTTCTCCTGATTTCCAGTGTAATGAAAAAGCCAGTAGAGGACCTCAAGATTTTGCTTTTTTGCCAGGCCTGCGGCAAGTTCGTAACGCCGCCAGGCTTGGCATTCTCCTGCAAAAGCCTTTAAAAGGTTCTCTTTTGTAACGCTGTCTTTCAGTGCAACCATTTTTCATTCCTCCTAATCTCATTCACCACTATTATTGCCAAACTTCTCTGGTTTATTAAGAAAAACGAAATGTATGGCAAACCCTTTATAGGACAGCTGGAAGAGACCTCCGAGATAACGAAATCATTAATAGCGCTGAATCCAAAGAGCAATAGCCATCAATACATTCCAGGTCCCATGGGCCACTATAGCCGGCCAAATACTCGAAGAACGTTCGTACAGCCAGGTAAGCACCACCCCGCCTATAAATAGAGGTAAAAAGCGGATGATCTCTAAATGCAGCGCGGCAAAGAACAGACCGGTTAATAGTATTCCCTTACCCCTCCCAAAGATTTGCCGCAGAGGCGGATAGATTAAACCACGGAAAAACATCTCTTCCTTAATCGGGGCTATTACTCCCCCCAATAGAGTGAGCAGTATAAATTCCCAACTGTAATCCGCTCCTTTTACTGCGGCAGCAAAGCTTTGAGGTGCAGGTGTTCCCAGCACTTTCGTCAATAGGTTTCCTAAAAGGCCGATACCTACAAATAAGAGGACTCCAACGATCAAGCCTAAGACCACAAACCTGCGAAGAGGTTTAACAAACCCCAGATCAGAAAACGGTCGTCGAATCAAGTGAAGAAATAGCCAGATAACACCGAAGTAAAGCAATACATCCCCTAAACCAACCGCTATAAAGCTGAGAATTCCATGAGATGATTCCAAATCCCTGGGACTCTCCAGCCAACCAAGCGGAAACTCAATGATCGTCACGATAGCCATTAATAGCAGCCCTTGCCAAATATTCCAGACTGGCTTGCGCGGCGGCACTCGCAAGTCGATTTTTTTACTCATTTATAACATCCTCTATCTTAATTAAACTGACCATCAGGATCAGTTTATTCCTTTTCTATCCAATTCTAACCCCATATTAATTCTAACTGTTAAATCGGATAATGTCCACTACAGGGAAAAAGGAAACCCCTGATAGTAAAAAAAGCTTGGCGTTTGAATTTCGCCAAGCTTTTAAAAATTTCCTGCATTATGAAAACTATAAAGTTTCCTGATTATGCCTTTTTGCGCCAAATTTTAAGTTGTTTAGCCTCTTCGATCAGACTTTCACGGAAGTCAGGATGAGCGATTGAGATCAGCGCTTCAGCCCGCTGCCAGGTAGGCAATCCCTTAAGATTAACCTTCCCATACTCTGTGACCACATACTGAACGGTCGGACGAGTATCTGTTATTGTCGCACCATAGGTCATCATCCCTTTAATCCGGGAATGCAATTGCCCATTTTTATCCGTATAAGTGGAAGGCAAGCAAATAAAGCTTTTCCCTCCCTTGGAATTATAGGCTGCTTCCACAAAATCCAGCTGGCCTCCGGCACCGCTGATCATGCTTGGTCCAGCGGATTCCGAACAGACCTGGCCGGTTAAATCGACCTCCAGAGCACTATTGATCGAGATTAGCTGATCATTTTGTGAAGCAATAAAGGGATGATTGGTGTAATCTACGGGATAACCCGCCACGGAAGGATTATTGCGAAGAAAATCGTAGAGTTTCTGAGTTCCGGCTGCGAAAGCATAGACTATTCTGCCCCGGTCAAGTTTCTTACACATGCCGGTAACCTTACCCGCTTCCACCATATCTACAAATCCGTCAACCAGCATTTCTGTATGGACTCCCAGATCTTTCAGATTAGATTCCGCAATCATTTTCCCTAAAGCATTGGGCATACCGCCAATACCTAATTGAATACATGCTCCATCAGTAATTTCC encodes the following:
- a CDS encoding CPBP family intramembrane glutamic endopeptidase, giving the protein MSKKIDLRVPPRKPVWNIWQGLLLMAIVTIIEFPLGWLESPRDLESSHGILSFIAVGLGDVLLYFGVIWLFLHLIRRPFSDLGFVKPLRRFVVLGLIVGVLLFVGIGLLGNLLTKVLGTPAPQSFAAAVKGADYSWEFILLTLLGGVIAPIKEEMFFRGLIYPPLRQIFGRGKGILLTGLFFAALHLEIIRFLPLFIGGVVLTWLYERSSSIWPAIVAHGTWNVLMAIALWIQRY
- a CDS encoding sensor histidine kinase → MKKKLSNQFLTNYMVVFLLTILTTAFAFMLLSFASGLISDTLAKNRFPASSIIKEDYTKIDASPVVQNGGGVQVVDKEYRVIYSNGLDTIGKSQLSAEEFTGFLTESKGKSYHYDILYQPGGEFWLIVTFPTSIRLDFSLVYNKEASAGDFVRAGGAMVSVALIYLLMLALFTFLFSRITAASITVPLRKLCDGTRLLREGDYSVRVDLRLKNEFAELQNTFNDMAARIEHEISLRKKSEDNRRRLILDISHDLKNPMSSIQGYAEMCMKKPELPEQERGAYLQTIHQNSRRANRLLTELFELSQMDSPDFSIKPIKTELCEYLRQVCGGLVPQLERAGFRYEFEIPEESVFALLDTERFGRIIQNLSDNTVRYNPQGTTVAVGLTAQDHQAVIHFHDDGSGIPAHLTEDIFKPFVRADNSRNSKTGGSGLGLSIAKKIAQAHGGDLTLDSDGNKGSTFRITVPTI
- a CDS encoding type II toxin-antitoxin system Phd/YefM family antitoxin; the encoded protein is MNDINDNNRQKPNNIITATELKSNLGTYLDYVIHNNEVVITKNGKKAVRRSGY
- a CDS encoding response regulator transcription factor; this translates as MNILIADDESDIRNLIKISLAENGYTALTAQNGKEAWDILRTQDVHLAILDVMMPVMDGFNLLRKIREHSTIPVIFLTARADDMDKVLGLGLGADDYLSKPFSIAELMARVGAQLRRNNEYLSPKEKEAASITYGKLSIDKEKCCVFKNGEPIELGAKEYKLLLYFMENPERVFTKRQLYHAVWDEEFYVDDNTVMVHISRIRSRMEDDPQKPRYLKTIRGIGYKLHYSGEKT
- a CDS encoding alpha/beta fold hydrolase — its product is MIQTVIFFSLTVLSVIVLAGILLLSIHRVIAIITKKTNYKQLIRLKRTGIFLVMAIVLNAGLIAVSQITASTPRIADEKGNAPENGIAELTEVELRGRKQWISLRGWDKNKPVLLFLAGGPGGTQMATVRHELAELEKYFVVVNWDQPGSGKSYYAEKTGNITVDTYIQDGHALTEYLKERFAQEKIYLVGESWGSALGIFLVDRYPESYHALIGTAQMVDFAETERMDYAKAMEIARSKGDTALVERLTENGMPPYYGRDVIWKSAVYLNYLSAYMAGNPEIDNPGYNTFRDIGSAEYGLLDKINYAWGIINTYNHVYQQLYDIDMRRDYTKLDVPVYFFLGRHDVNAPTVLVEEYIQVLDAPDKGIVWFEHSGHSPWINEGAKFVKEVSACFSENKTQE
- a CDS encoding acetyl-CoA hydrolase/transferase family protein produces the protein MYMEEYRKKCVSADEAVKVIRNGDWVEFAWAATVPGLLDDALARRKDELFDVNLRGGVIITPMACLECDPAGEHFTWNSWHLGGRERKMVQKGQAYYIPLKYSELPRYLRENVKTDVVAIQVAPMDAHGYFSFGVTVSHYAAAIEKARAVIVEVNEDMPSVHGGYDHAVHISKVDYVVEGGHRGLPILPSAAASDLDRQIAEYVLPEITDGACIQLGIGGMPNALGKMIAESNLKDLGVHTEMLVDGFVDMVEAGKVTGMCKKLDRGRIVYAFAAGTQKLYDFLRNNPSVAGYPVDYTNHPFIASQNDQLISINSALEVDLTGQVCSESAGPSMISGAGGQLDFVEAAYNSKGGKSFICLPSTYTDKNGQLHSRIKGMMTYGATITDTRPTVQYVVTEYGKVNLKGLPTWQRAEALISIAHPDFRESLIEEAKQLKIWRKKA
- a CDS encoding class I SAM-dependent methyltransferase produces the protein MMQHEPALLEVLLTRLGFFFYGRSVYKEFADLLPIGGSEEVLDFGCGMGRVAYYAVKKLPRGYLTCLDISGRWLNACRETLRKYGNVAFLQAEAPALPRESFDVAYCHFVLHDIAQEELERVIPALAKSLKPGGAFVFREPLNEMKKLNLIKGLIEKNRLSLQDSRITDIPLMGNVLESIYIKE
- a CDS encoding TfoX/Sxy family protein, with protein sequence MATSSDFIEYVCEQISGAGAIRYKKMFGEYMVYVEEKPVLLVCDNTVYVKILDCIRDKMKEAQKGFPYDGAKEHYILDIDNRKFSKEIVSLLLPFIPVPRPRKKKPKGN
- a CDS encoding rubrerythrin family protein, whose translation is MVALKDSVTKENLLKAFAGECQAWRRYELAAGLAKKQNLEVLYWLFHYTGNQEKEHAEVFYNHLKEFNGQEISMSANYPVDNSNNILELLRLAAQREAAEHDMIYKSFGDRAQEEGFANIADSFYMIAEIEKVHSQRFSHYAQLIQNNKLFENETITEYICLNCGHIHKAIGAPQTCPVCSHNQGFFVRREDSPFGK